A window of the Bacillus sp. A301a_S52 genome harbors these coding sequences:
- a CDS encoding PTS transporter subunit EIIC, producing MMKYVQNLGKSLMLPVAVLPAAAILMGIGYWIDPYGWGEGNLIAAFLIAAGSSIIDYIPLLFAVGIALGMSKGKDGAAALSGLVAYLVITNVLSADSVALYQGVDPGEVNAAFGNIENAFVGIISGIIASVLYNKFSHVKLPDALAFFSGKRLVPILSAAVMVAVSLIFIIVWPVVYSGLVSFATNISQLGSVGAGLYGFFNRLLIPTGLHHALNAVFWFDVAGINDIGNFWSSDGELGVTGMYQAGFFPIMMFGLPAAALAMYHTAKSKQKKQVASLLMAASVAAFFTGVTEPLEFSFMFLAPALYVVHAVLTGLSLFIASTFGWTAGFGFSAGLVDFTLSSRLPLANQPYMLIVQGLVFAVIYYTIFRVLIVKFNFKTPGREDLETSEEDITSQKTDKDLSATAEKIYLGLGGYDNVTNIDNCATRLRVEVRDSENINEQQIKSAGVPAVNVVGKHSVQVIVGTNVQFVADEVNKLHDAKITK from the coding sequence ATGATGAAATATGTACAAAATCTTGGGAAGTCACTTATGTTACCAGTGGCAGTACTGCCAGCCGCCGCCATATTAATGGGGATTGGTTACTGGATCGATCCCTATGGCTGGGGGGAAGGAAATCTTATTGCCGCCTTTTTAATAGCTGCAGGGAGTTCAATCATTGACTACATTCCATTATTATTTGCTGTCGGTATTGCACTTGGAATGTCAAAAGGGAAAGATGGCGCAGCGGCTTTAAGTGGGCTCGTGGCGTATCTTGTCATTACGAATGTGCTTTCAGCTGATAGTGTCGCTTTGTATCAAGGTGTTGATCCAGGAGAGGTAAATGCCGCTTTCGGAAATATTGAAAATGCCTTTGTGGGGATTATTTCTGGGATTATTGCTAGTGTATTGTATAACAAATTTAGTCATGTTAAATTGCCTGATGCGTTAGCTTTCTTTAGTGGGAAACGGCTTGTGCCAATTTTGAGTGCAGCAGTAATGGTAGCGGTATCATTAATTTTTATTATTGTATGGCCTGTCGTTTACTCCGGTCTCGTATCGTTTGCTACTAACATCAGCCAATTAGGTTCTGTAGGGGCGGGACTCTACGGCTTCTTTAATCGTTTATTAATTCCTACTGGTTTACATCACGCCTTAAATGCAGTGTTTTGGTTTGATGTAGCAGGCATTAATGACATCGGAAACTTTTGGTCAAGTGATGGCGAGTTAGGTGTGACAGGGATGTATCAAGCGGGATTCTTCCCTATTATGATGTTTGGATTACCAGCAGCAGCCCTTGCTATGTATCATACAGCGAAGTCAAAGCAAAAGAAACAAGTAGCCTCACTATTAATGGCTGCTTCAGTAGCCGCCTTTTTTACAGGTGTGACAGAACCATTAGAGTTTTCATTCATGTTCCTAGCTCCAGCCCTTTATGTCGTTCACGCTGTATTAACAGGGTTATCCCTATTCATAGCTTCAACGTTTGGATGGACAGCAGGATTTGGTTTTAGTGCAGGACTCGTTGACTTTACATTAAGTTCTCGATTGCCATTAGCTAACCAGCCATATATGCTTATCGTTCAAGGACTCGTATTTGCAGTTATTTATTACACAATTTTTCGTGTGTTGATTGTTAAATTTAATTTCAAAACACCAGGCAGGGAAGATCTTGAGACATCAGAAGAAGATATCACGTCTCAAAAGACAGACAAAGATTTATCCGCCACAGCTGAGAAAATTTATCTTGGTCTTGGAGGGTATGACAACGTCACTAACATTGATAACTGCGCCACGCGCTTACGTGTGGAAGTGCGCGACTCGGAAAATATAAATGAACAGCAAATAAAATCAGCAGGAGTTCCAGCAGTTAACGTTGTAGGGAAACATAGTGTGCAAGTGATTGTGGGAACAAACGTTCAATTTGTCGCGGATGAGGTAAATAAGCTTCATGATGCGAAAATAACGAAATAG
- a CDS encoding MarR family transcriptional regulator: MNRLTKLPLKALHLEAVSVVTNLYRTSQGLKHKLEKDVLAVYGLSWSSFSILYDLWIWDMLETRKLAETSGISKATVSNVTKTLERKGFCYRQVDDKNKRTTYVVITESGRQVMEKLYPSFHQSEIDLVKSLSVEEQKMMSELLRKLIKENNF; the protein is encoded by the coding sequence ATGAATAGACTGACAAAGCTCCCCCTTAAAGCATTACACTTGGAAGCTGTTTCAGTCGTAACAAATCTTTATCGCACGTCCCAAGGGTTAAAACATAAGCTAGAAAAAGATGTTCTAGCTGTTTATGGGCTATCGTGGAGCTCCTTTTCGATCTTGTATGATTTATGGATATGGGACATGCTAGAGACAAGAAAGCTTGCAGAAACATCGGGAATTTCTAAAGCAACTGTAAGCAATGTCACTAAAACACTTGAACGAAAAGGCTTTTGTTATCGCCAGGTAGATGATAAAAATAAACGAACGACGTACGTTGTCATTACTGAAAGTGGCCGTCAAGTCATGGAAAAGTTATACCCATCGTTTCACCAGTCGGAAATTGATCTTGTAAAAAGTTTATCTGTAGAAGAACAGAAGATGATGTCAGAGCTATTAAGAAAACTTATAAAAGAAAATAATTTTTAA